A single region of the Palaemon carinicauda isolate YSFRI2023 chromosome 17, ASM3689809v2, whole genome shotgun sequence genome encodes:
- the LOC137656416 gene encoding zinc finger BED domain-containing protein 5-like — protein sequence MIHNYRCKEFQSFAHLNETNISLQGNKVTYFKAQNPFLDSQNTLELSLREREQLIDISTNYELKAKFKESELSTFWINLLEDSPEIAAQALKFLMRFPTTYLCEKTFSLYAATKNKYRNRLNAENDMKL from the exons ATGATACATAACTACAGGTGCAAAGAGTTTCAGAGTTTTGCTCATttaaatgaaacaaatatttcattgcAGGGCAACAAAGTTACATATTTCAAAGCTCAAA ATCCATTTCTTGATTCCCAAAACACACTAGAACTGTCTTTGAGAGAGAGGGAACAGTTAATAGACATTTCAACCAACTATGAGTTGAAAGCAAAATTTAAGGAAAGTGAACTTTCAACATTTTGGATAAACCTTCTTGAAGACTCTCCAGAAATTGCAGCTCAAGCCCTTAAGTTTTTAATGCGCTTCCCAACAACTTATCTTTGTGAGAAAACATTCTCCTTGTATGCAGCtactaaaaataaatatagaaataggcTGAATGCAGAAAATGATATGAAACTATAA